Genomic DNA from Gimesia aquarii:
CTCTTTTATTGTACCGTCTGGACGGTTTGTGTCAAGCTCAATTTTACTTGAGTACTCTGTCTGATTTCCATATCAACGATCACAAACCTGAAATAGCCGATGATTCGTGAACCACCGTAACGAGCTCTAAATATTGATCGAAGGATAGTGAGCATTCCTTTTTGAAGATCTGATGTTGGACTCGTAGGGAACATTTCGCATCTGCAAGTTAATCCCGAGCAATCTGCATGGCAATTGCTTGAGTGTTGAGAACACCTCTTGTAATTCATAGAAGCTCCTAAAGGAAAAAAGTGTATTTCTAAGCGAGTCCATCATGAACCTGTTATCGTAAGTGAAATCCCAAAATACATGGTAGGGGTAGTGGTTGTTTTTGCGGCCACCGCTCATGTTCTTTTTAACTATCAGCGAAACATGCCAAGCTTGTCGGCCTTGGACGTCTTTTGCAGCCGATCGAAGAGCCCAATGATCTGGTTCAAGAGCTAATGACTGTCTGCCTATCCGAAATGGAAGAAAAAAACTACGGAAGAAATTAAAAAAGCAAAACACCACAGGTTTACCTGTGATGGGATTGAGCATTGACAACAAAAAAATGACGAAGTTTGTAGGATCAGAAATCTCTGTCAGGGACCGAGTTCATGGATGGCAAGCTCGACGAGATAAAGATTTGGAATCAGGCCTTGACGTCTGAGCAGGTTCAAGTGGAGTGGGAAGCGACCAATTGATTTACTGCGATTCTTACTTTGGTTTGTTCTCTGGAACATTCGAACTGTCATCAGATTTTTTTGGCATTACAACTGGTGGGAACTTTATGTTGCCAACATTTTTTGTTTGGTTTGCTTGAACAGCGATGTCCGTTAATACGTGTCCGCTTGCGTTAGCTGACATACCTGAGATCGTGTACTTTTTACCTGGTACTAAGCCTTGAATGAGGAACCACCCTTCTTTATCCGTCACTAATCGAGGCGCTTGGACTCCAATTCTCTCTAGTGGCAAACCTTTACCGCTGAGCATGACATCTGGAACAGGATCACCAACTTCATCCACTAATCGTCCTCGTACGCTGCCAGCCGGTTCCATCTGAATCACGATTTCTGCAGGTGGTTTGCCTTCCAGATGGTAGCTGCCAATGAGATTTTTCTGTGGGTAATAGGCGTGTAGGGTTCGCGGTTGATCGGGATAGTAGCCTTGAATCAAAAACTGTTTGTTACGAATCGGTAGCCCCCAAGATTCCAGATTTCGGTAGTACGTCCCACTGACAAACCCACCGTCGAGCGACTCTCCGTTTTCATCAATCATTCTGCCTGGGATATCAACTCCGGAAGTCAGTTTCATTTCGATCTCAACTGGTTCAGAACCAACCTGCGGATTGATTTCTCGAAGGAGATGACAGTACGAAGGTATTAAGGCGGGAACCGTATCAAGTTGCTTGTACTTACCGATGTTGATTTTAACTTTTGCTGTGATGGACTCTATTCCCACTCCTCTACGATAGCGGGTATGGTCATAGGCCATGAAAGTAACAATTCCCTTTCCGGGTAGTACGGGAATTTTAAAATGACCTTCCCTGTCGGTCCGCCGCTCGAAGACATTGAATAAAAAAACGGTGTGGTTCAACTTTGAGGGCTTTTTAGTATTGAACGCATAGTATTTAACGAGTCCACGTACAGGCTTTCCAGTACGCTCATCGACCACCTGTCCGCGAACCCACACTCCTTTGGTTAGCTTGATTTCCGGAATTGTTTGCGGCTGCTCTGTTTGTGCCGGGACCTCAACAGTTACCGGAAGGTAAGTGGTATCGATTGGGGAATGCACATAGATCCGCTCCTGTCGTTTTTTCTTAATGGCCGGGAGCCCTTCCAGGCGATAGCGACCATCGGCATCTGTGGTATCGTTAATATGATTTTTACCACCGCCGGTGAATGTAACGAAAGGACCAGCACTTACGAGTGCTCCTGAAATCGGTTTACCCGTTTCAGCATCAGTCACTCGACCAACAACAGGTATTGAATCACTAACAATGTGCGTAAACTTGGCTGGAAAATAGATTTCTTTAGGCAGAGAGTTAATTCCCCTTTGAGAAGTTTTATCTTTCCAAGAATGAGGCACAACAATTTTTTCGCCTCGACGCGTGCGCGCGGATATCATATTTGCTTCGATGCCGGGGCCACTGACCAGCAGTTTGGCAATTCGTTCTTTCCCGATTTCCCGTATTGTAAAGTATCCATCAGCGTCTGTATGAACATCGGGAATAACCGATGGCATTTGGGGGCCGTTATGGCTCTCCGGTGTAAAATTTCGAAGCGAATAAAAGTCGGCCTCTTTCTTTTTTGCGGCTTGTTCCCAGGCATCAAGGTTATTTTCTGCATTGAGCCAGACTCGATCAACACGCACGCGGGCTCCTTTAACTGGCTTGCCTTCGATATTCATAATACGACCAGTAATGGGTACCTCATCTGGTACGAGTTGCAGGACCGGTTTCTGTTTTGCCAAATAATTAGAATAACTTTTTCTTCTCGAAGCAGGCAGCAGTTGCAGAGTACGTCCGGTTGTCTCAAAAACGGACGAGGAACCTCTGGCGAATCCGAATCCATCCGCAGCAGCAACGAGAGTGTAAGCCAGATAATAAATATCGGCATCGGGCTCGAATACATCTGAGGATTCGGAATATTGAAACATCCCATTGGCATCGCTAATGGCACGTGGTTTGATATGAGGGTTGGAGCGAGAGCCTTGCACCCAATACACGGCAAAGATTTTTGCTCCCTCAACGGGAGTTCCATCGGGAGCAATGACACGTCCGCGATACTT
This window encodes:
- a CDS encoding M56 family metallopeptidase translates to MMLLNESGSWLIHSAVFGAAILLLGGLAVWFFREPIYRIRIIHWTFVACLLVPAFQQLDMIPGYSLNLGSEMKTEPLQTAPEIVSLSESPLVSQSVPVEQTQGSSIRHFEPIPSQNLSVENTVFSEIENLKESARPATVPVISDSALLLRIGRTMQLVYFTMVGFWILIWLVGYARRCQIAKYAILASDELQHLLSSIAGAKGKHVRLLVSDRVPTPIMWGAFRPTIVIPTELAAKPNSAALRWAIAHEWSHVLQGDFSTQVLSSLTKFVCFYQPAYWWLRRQLILNQDFLADAFAANQGPSTEDYADFLVSIARNQNQPLLTGTLGISDHRSNLFRRVNMLVDPPRPLLQKKKRLPTLLILLFALLTVTGLSTVRLDARPIETPQSQSSESKPDSNSKNSLPAQNHSQKADNKSGKEKYVLKYRGRVIAPDGTPVEGAKIFAVYWVQGSRSNPHIKPRAISDANGMFQYSESSDVFEPDADIYYLAYTLVAAADGFGFARGSSSVFETTGRTLQLLPASRRKSYSNYLAKQKPVLQLVPDEVPITGRIMNIEGKPVKGARVRVDRVWLNAENNLDAWEQAAKKKEADFYSLRNFTPESHNGPQMPSVIPDVHTDADGYFTIREIGKERIAKLLVSGPGIEANMISARTRRGEKIVVPHSWKDKTSQRGINSLPKEIYFPAKFTHIVSDSIPVVGRVTDAETGKPISGALVSAGPFVTFTGGGKNHINDTTDADGRYRLEGLPAIKKKRQERIYVHSPIDTTYLPVTVEVPAQTEQPQTIPEIKLTKGVWVRGQVVDERTGKPVRGLVKYYAFNTKKPSKLNHTVFLFNVFERRTDREGHFKIPVLPGKGIVTFMAYDHTRYRRGVGIESITAKVKINIGKYKQLDTVPALIPSYCHLLREINPQVGSEPVEIEMKLTSGVDIPGRMIDENGESLDGGFVSGTYYRNLESWGLPIRNKQFLIQGYYPDQPRTLHAYYPQKNLIGSYHLEGKPPAEIVIQMEPAGSVRGRLVDEVGDPVPDVMLSGKGLPLERIGVQAPRLVTDKEGWFLIQGLVPGKKYTISGMSANASGHVLTDIAVQANQTKNVGNIKFPPVVMPKKSDDSSNVPENKPK